A single window of Bacteroidota bacterium DNA harbors:
- a CDS encoding 1-deoxy-D-xylulose-5-phosphate reductoisomerase, whose amino-acid sequence MQEAKKIAIVGSTGSIGTQALEVIRENPKHFAVEVLVGNSNADLLIQQALEFNPNSVVIADESKYKQVKDVLFDKGIKVFAGNKAVEQIVESENIDVVLASIVGYAGLASTINAIKHKKTIALANKETLVVAGDLVTKLARENAVNIYPVDSEHSAIFQCLAGEWDNKIEKIYLTASGGPFRGKTRKDLENVTREQALKHPNWSMGAKITIDSASLMNKGLEVIEAKWLFNLKPEQIDVIVHPQSIVHSIVQFEDGSMKAQLGLPDMKLPIQYAFSYPARVQNAFKRFDFFNYPQLTFEKPDTQTFTNLALAYEALKKGGNMPCVLNAANEVAVDAFLKDKIKFLQMSELIEKCLHKIEFIQQPDYNQYIECDTETRKLAASLL is encoded by the coding sequence ATGCAGGAAGCAAAAAAAATAGCCATTGTTGGCAGTACCGGAAGCATAGGAACACAAGCTCTAGAAGTGATTCGCGAGAACCCTAAACATTTTGCAGTAGAGGTTTTGGTGGGTAATTCCAATGCTGATCTTTTAATTCAACAAGCTTTAGAATTTAATCCGAATTCTGTAGTCATTGCCGATGAAAGCAAATACAAACAAGTAAAAGATGTTTTATTTGATAAGGGCATTAAAGTTTTTGCGGGCAATAAAGCGGTTGAACAAATTGTAGAATCAGAAAACATTGATGTGGTGTTAGCCAGTATTGTTGGTTACGCCGGACTCGCCTCTACCATCAATGCCATTAAACATAAAAAAACAATTGCCTTAGCCAATAAAGAAACATTAGTAGTGGCGGGCGATTTAGTAACGAAGTTAGCAAGAGAAAATGCTGTAAATATTTATCCGGTTGATTCGGAACACTCCGCTATTTTTCAATGCCTGGCCGGAGAGTGGGATAATAAAATTGAAAAAATTTATTTGACTGCTTCGGGCGGACCCTTCAGAGGAAAAACGAGAAAAGATTTAGAAAACGTAACGCGCGAACAAGCCCTTAAGCATCCGAACTGGAGCATGGGCGCAAAAATTACGATTGATTCGGCTAGCTTAATGAATAAAGGATTAGAGGTTATTGAAGCCAAATGGCTCTTTAATTTAAAGCCTGAGCAGATTGATGTGATTGTGCATCCTCAAAGCATCGTACACAGCATTGTGCAGTTTGAAGATGGCAGCATGAAAGCGCAATTGGGTCTACCCGATATGAAATTGCCGATACAATATGCATTTTCCTATCCGGCGCGAGTACAGAATGCATTTAAACGTTTTGATTTTTTTAACTATCCGCAGCTTACTTTCGAGAAGCCCGACACCCAAACTTTCACTAACTTAGCCTTAGCCTACGAAGCCCTTAAAAAAGGCGGAAATATGCCCTGCGTATTAAACGCTGCTAACGAAGTAGCGGTTGACGCGTTTTTGAAAGACAAAATAAAATTTTTACAAATGAGTGAACTCATTGAAAAATGCCTTCACAAAATTGAATTCATACAACAACCAGATTACAATCAATACATAGAATGTGATACCGAAACCAGAAAACTGGCGGCATCATTGTTATAA
- a CDS encoding toxin-antitoxin system YwqK family antitoxin produces MKKWSFILGILMVAFFANAQVKQNSDGLYANADGTLFSGTLSLDENGIKKSTLEIKDGKLNGEAKYYYASGKLMETGTYEAGLKSGKWVRYNEGGMMIGIAAYAAGKKDGTWIVYDDNGKKRFEMNYKNGEKTGVWNNWDENGAIVSTKDYGQVN; encoded by the coding sequence ATGAAAAAATGGAGCTTCATTCTGGGAATTTTAATGGTGGCATTTTTTGCCAACGCCCAGGTAAAACAAAACAGCGATGGCTTATATGCCAATGCCGACGGTACTTTATTCAGCGGCACTCTCTCTTTGGATGAAAACGGAATTAAAAAATCTACTCTCGAAATAAAAGACGGCAAATTAAACGGTGAAGCCAAATATTATTACGCCTCCGGAAAATTAATGGAGACCGGTACTTATGAAGCGGGATTAAAATCAGGAAAGTGGGTACGCTATAACGAAGGTGGCATGATGATAGGTATTGCGGCATACGCAGCCGGAAAAAAAGATGGCACCTGGATTGTATACGATGATAACGGTAAAAAACGTTTTGAAATGAATTATAAAAACGGTGAAAAAACCGGTGTTTGGAATAACTGGGACGAAAATGGCGCTATCGTAAGCACTAAAGATTACGGTCAGGTTAACTAA
- the trmD gene encoding tRNA (guanosine(37)-N1)-methyltransferase TrmD — protein MRIDIITVLPELLRSPFEHSILKRAQNKGLVEVNLIDLRDYGLGKHKQVDDYAFGGGAGMVMMIEPIANCINKLKAERSYDEIIYMTPDGETFNQQTANSLSLLKNIIILSGHYKGVDERIREHFITKEISIGDYVLSGGELPAAVVSDAIIRLIPGVLNDETSALTDSFQDNLLAPPVYTRPAEYNGWKIPDILLSGHEKNIEKWRHEKAIERTTKRRPDLLK, from the coding sequence ATGCGCATTGATATCATCACTGTTTTACCCGAATTGTTACGTAGCCCGTTCGAGCATTCTATTTTGAAGCGTGCTCAAAACAAAGGACTCGTTGAAGTGAATCTGATTGATTTGCGTGATTACGGTTTAGGAAAACACAAGCAAGTAGATGATTATGCGTTTGGCGGAGGCGCCGGTATGGTGATGATGATTGAACCCATTGCGAATTGTATCAATAAATTAAAAGCCGAGCGCAGTTATGACGAAATCATTTACATGACGCCCGATGGCGAAACGTTTAATCAGCAAACCGCTAATTCATTATCACTTTTAAAAAACATCATTATACTATCCGGACATTATAAGGGTGTAGACGAGCGCATTCGCGAGCATTTTATCACGAAAGAAATTTCCATTGGCGATTACGTATTATCAGGAGGAGAATTGCCGGCGGCTGTAGTAAGCGATGCCATTATCCGTTTAATTCCCGGTGTATTGAATGATGAAACTTCTGCACTTACTGATTCTTTTCAGGATAATTTATTAGCTCCTCCGGTGTATACGCGTCCTGCTGAGTATAACGGTTGGAAGATACCCGACATTCTGTTGAGCGGTCACGAAAAAAATATTGAGAAGTGGCGCCACGAGAAAGCAATAGAGCGCACCACAAAAAGAAGACCTGATTTACTGAAGTAA
- a CDS encoding carboxypeptidase-like regulatory domain-containing protein produces the protein MKHALLILTLFFFSVTATANNNSDKNKKTLCGKVIDKTTGEALSGVKVEIKNSNTYCYTDLNGNYILSVPADAKTEVQANVVGYESTTIEGSELGYFKDISLSPLP, from the coding sequence ATGAAACACGCTTTACTCATATTAACATTGTTCTTCTTCTCGGTAACGGCCACTGCCAACAACAACTCCGATAAGAATAAAAAAACCTTGTGTGGTAAAGTGATTGACAAAACTACCGGCGAAGCATTAAGCGGCGTAAAGGTTGAAATTAAAAACAGCAACACGTATTGTTATACCGATTTAAACGGTAATTATATTTTATCGGTTCCTGCCGATGCAAAAACTGAAGTTCAGGCCAATGTGGTAGGTTATGAATCCACCACTATCGAAGGTTCTGAATTGGGTTATTTCAAAGACATCTCTTTATCGCCTCTTCCATAA
- a CDS encoding T9SS type A sorting domain-containing protein translates to MSKFSKIFISLFLVISSFTNVAQKPFELFNSKSEYFYDGLFTSAGYTLRGLRPDSSSFIMGDSVYYHYRIYKDLGSCKKSNYPSWLGYKTIRKSNEDYIFFTKTNDTILIKAGAQVGTNWIYYRFSNGNYLRATLSSKGFSVTYDGLSDTVKTISFQCFNSSNNPIYHYYNTKTLKIARSQGLITSGIYFDFPNDTSFVNRSYGKHLTNKDVFDNSIGDIIQIRNIYNNNQPPPNNVSSVIYTTDTIASKIYITPDSVHLTNTIGQTRRHGQLNKYAVVQMPQQALITNWFSAYSEIREVHYKIDTTGNCRKTLIYFITDYCNHFTSSPTDTCFSTGSVSCTNYGLEQFQEGAGHIIDELFMGIGVARTSRKITFTRLNNIMCGNFYSTGILDNYLISDINIYPNPTSEYFIIHSELLQGYKLILTDAIGKEYINDIFIKNQKINIDFLNSGVYFVRLEAENSTYLFKLVKQ, encoded by the coding sequence ATGAGTAAGTTCAGTAAAATATTTATCTCTCTATTTTTAGTGATTAGCTCATTTACAAATGTTGCGCAAAAGCCATTTGAATTATTTAACAGTAAGAGCGAGTATTTCTATGATGGGTTATTTACTTCAGCGGGATATACCCTAAGAGGTTTACGCCCAGACTCTAGCTCTTTTATAATGGGTGATTCCGTTTATTATCATTACAGAATTTACAAAGACTTAGGCAGTTGTAAAAAATCAAACTATCCATCTTGGCTTGGATATAAAACGATTCGCAAATCCAACGAAGATTATATTTTCTTTACAAAAACAAATGACACCATACTGATTAAAGCAGGCGCGCAAGTAGGAACAAATTGGATTTATTACAGATTTTCTAACGGAAATTATTTAAGAGCTACCTTATCGTCAAAAGGCTTCTCCGTTACTTATGATGGTTTAAGTGATACCGTCAAGACCATTTCTTTTCAATGTTTTAACTCTTCTAACAATCCTATTTACCACTATTATAACACTAAAACGCTAAAAATTGCTCGATCGCAAGGTTTAATCACTAGTGGAATTTATTTTGATTTTCCTAATGACACCAGCTTTGTTAATCGAAGTTATGGCAAGCATTTAACCAATAAAGACGTATTTGATAACTCCATTGGAGATATCATTCAGATTCGTAATATTTATAATAATAATCAACCTCCTCCTAATAATGTTTCGTCTGTAATTTATACTACAGATACTATAGCGTCAAAAATCTATATAACACCAGACAGTGTTCATCTAACTAATACAATTGGACAAACGCGAAGGCATGGCCAATTAAACAAATATGCAGTTGTGCAAATGCCGCAACAAGCACTAATTACCAATTGGTTTTCCGCCTATTCTGAAATACGGGAAGTTCACTATAAAATTGACACAACCGGAAATTGTCGCAAAACCTTGATTTATTTTATTACTGATTATTGCAATCATTTTACTTCAAGTCCCACTGATACCTGTTTTAGTACAGGGAGTGTTTCCTGTACAAATTATGGATTAGAACAATTTCAGGAAGGCGCAGGACATATAATTGATGAATTATTTATGGGCATTGGCGTAGCAAGAACAAGCAGAAAAATTACATTTACGAGACTGAATAATATAATGTGTGGAAACTTTTATTCAACTGGAATACTCGACAATTATTTGATTTCAGACATAAATATATATCCAAATCCAACCTCAGAATATTTCATCATTCATAGCGAATTGCTTCAAGGATACAAATTGATTCTTACAGATGCCATTGGCAAGGAATACATAAATGATATCTTTATCAAAAACCAAAAGATAAATATTGACTTCTTAAATTCTGGAGTTTATTTTGTCCGTCTTGAGGCAGAAAACTCAACTTACTTATTTAAGTTGGTTAAACAATAA
- a CDS encoding DUF420 domain-containing protein has translation MSTTLNNASDKTIKVVVWITTIVILGAVTVLNRKILPAPETIPSYIYKLPMLNAIFNGTCSVLLIFSLIAIKKKNIALHRKINLTAFVLSSLFLVSYVTAHYFIPDTKYGDVDHNGMLDAAEAAAVSGIKPLYLFILLSHILLAIVVFPMVLLSFYYGLTDQREKHKKLTRFSYPLWLYVTVTGVVVYLMISPYYNY, from the coding sequence ATGAGTACAACATTAAATAACGCAAGCGATAAAACCATTAAGGTAGTAGTTTGGATTACAACCATTGTAATTTTAGGAGCAGTAACTGTTCTCAATCGTAAAATTTTACCGGCACCTGAAACAATCCCTTCATACATTTACAAATTGCCAATGCTAAACGCAATTTTTAACGGCACTTGCTCTGTATTGTTAATTTTTTCACTGATTGCCATTAAGAAAAAGAACATCGCTTTACACCGCAAAATTAATTTAACGGCTTTCGTGCTTAGCTCACTCTTTTTAGTGTCTTATGTAACTGCACACTATTTTATTCCGGATACCAAATACGGCGACGTAGATCACAACGGAATGTTAGATGCTGCTGAAGCCGCCGCCGTATCAGGCATAAAACCACTCTACTTATTTATTTTGTTATCGCATATTTTATTGGCGATAGTTGTTTTCCCTATGGTATTGCTCTCGTTTTACTACGGACTCACCGATCAGCGCGAAAAACACAAGAAGTTAACCCGCTTCAGCTATCCCTTGTGGCTTTATGTAACTGTTACAGGTGTGGTGGTGTATTTGATGATATCGCCCTATTATAACTATTGA